The Juglans regia cultivar Chandler chromosome 10, Walnut 2.0, whole genome shotgun sequence genome includes the window TCTTGGCCTTTTTTATCCTTTCTGCCGTAACGTAGGCCGGGTGGAAGGGGGTAGAAATGAGGACGTGGAGATCCGGAATGTGTTTCTCAAGTTCTGgggtatatatataaaggtacACGCACAAATTcaaagaaagtaaaaatatgAAGAATAATAGCAATGTTCAAAACAAACGCCAATTCTAGTTCTCGTTATAATATCAgtcaatatttaaacttaatTACCACAGTTTGGTCCTTCTTTGTCATCGGCGACGATGTACTGGTGACCTTGTGATTCGAGCCACTCACGAATGCCCAGAGCTCCCTCCACACAACCCACAAAACTGGGATTCATGGCAGCATACTCATTGGCCTTGTAAAACACCCCAACGATTTTCTTGCTTCCAGCAGAAGCCTGTTCATGTACGTTAACAGAGGCACATCACCAGTACCTCACAAAACATGGGAACTTAACGTACGTACTGTCTAAGACCAGCAATTAGTTGAGAACATGCAACTTGTACCATATGGAAGACCGATAAACAGCTCAAAAGCCATGGTAActatgatgataaatatataaaaatttgaaaccgAAAGGGAATTAATCTTACATGAAGGTGCCTACTGAAAGTGGAAGAAAGTGGTGTACTCCCAGAGGAAGCAAAAGTCTTAAGCGCAGACATGGCAGCACTAGTCATACCCATCTCGATCTGATCACACTCTAGATGACTgtgtttttgggaagaaataatAGAAGCCACTGGCTAGCTTTATACAAGAAAACCCACTCGTCAATACCAACTTTTTGGCTGTCGGGCTCTGTCTCAATGAGTCGGAACTGCCCATACTTCTTCACCTCCTAATATTATCCAAGCATTAAACACGGTGGATGTCATGCACGAGGCGAACAGCGTTTTGCCTATCTTTAGACTTTTTCTTATCCATTTTAGTGTTTTTCCATTTGGAGTAAAAAGCAGAAGTCATCCTTTATAATATATGGTTCCTTTTTTATCCTTTAAAGGGAAATTGTTCAAATGCTGCTCATATTTAGGTACCAACCAATTGCCACCTCGAGTCGATCGACACTACTCACTTCGATTTGACACCTGCTGGTGGAGTGGAGGGCCATTTCGATCAGTTTCCTTGTCGACTAACAACCGAACATGGAGATAATCCTACGGTGGAGGGATAAAATTATCCCAAGTAGCATAGACCTTCAAGAGTTATGTAACGGAAGTGGgtacaaatataaatgattaaatttatttcctcTTATCAGAATAGAAGTCATGATTTGGTGTATTCACACCTTTTACACCACCCAATTAGGAGATGACACATTAGAGTTTCTCCAAAAGTGAAATAGAACTGGTTCTTGTGAATCTGTAGGGACTTTTGGTAGGACCTCCAGACCCGATACCGTTCTCAGTGTCTTCACCCATTTCGCCTCAGCCTCAGCCAGTTTGTGCTATAACCAAATCTGAACTTGGAATCCTACTAGTACCCAATTTCAGCAGGCTTCAAGGCTTGTGGCTCTTTCTAATCATAacaatgatatataataaaggACTCAGTATTGGTGACAAGAATTTGGTTTACAAGGGACTATTATGGcagaaaaatacaatttatcatccttttaattatcattgacgtaatatcaaataaatgatGATACATAATGTCTTTGCATGACGTTAAGAACGCATCCACCCTCTCTTGCAAGTTGCCTTTACTGCGAAGCACACGAAGATGTCCTGCAGATTATAATTAACAGCACAAGTTAATTTGCTCCGAATTATATCGGATGGACATGATCTTCGTTTTGGATCATTTTAAGGACCAAAATTAAACCAGATTTGGCCCACATTTATGGGCGAATGAGCTGGAAACCCGCTTTCTTAAATAATTGCTGTAGTCGGTTAAGACAGCGACTCTTTGAAAgtaacttttttttcatttcgaTTAGATTTTGGGCCTCCGTCTGGCATGACATCCTAGCTCATCCCTCCCACCACCGATGCATTTGCGTGAAAACCACAACATGAAGCATCAGTCtctttttttatgtgtttaCTTTCCTAATCGAAGATCCGAACGATGAGAAGTAAAACTTTTCCATCGAACACGTCGCGCGCTTCAGTTGATTGCACTTTGCAGCATTTGTCTTACATATATTACCCTTCCTAGCAAGTAATTAAAAGGTTTAATATTCTTCGAAAAAATGGAAAACGACGTGCTTTCAGaagttttttaatttgagaagtCAATTTCACTTAGAAGTTCAGCTTTTGATTTTGGGAAGACTGGATTCGTGTCAGAAGTGAAAAAACTACCGAGTCATCGTTTTGCAGCCCTGCCTCAGTAAACTCAAACCAAGAAATGGACAAAGATAAACGCGCAGAcaaagaagcagcagcagcagaagaagaagaaaagcatgCCCAGTATGTGAAAAAAGCAGAACAAAAATCAGAAGAAGAACAGGAAGCACAAGAAAAGCACGCCATCTCAGACCCATCACCACCCACCACCCGCTCTCCACCTCCTCAATCCCACCGATACCACAAACCCTCATCAGCACCATTGGATTCGTCTTCACCGTCTTCGCTTTCCTCCGATCATTCCTCCCACAGTCATGAACTCAAACGCTCGACCGCACCCGCCCCGGATACCCCACCGGCAGTTGTGGCGAACCGGTCGTTCTGGACCAACACGGTGGTGCTAGACAAGGTGGACCCAGGAGCCCAAGATGGCTTCAGCAGAGCTAGAGAAGTTGAGGCTGGCAGTAATAGCCGTGGTGTTAGTACTGATGGCGGCGGTGGTAGCCGAAGATTGAGACCAAATCTGTCGATTCTGAGGAGGGCAAGAAGGGACAACATGGTGAAGAAGACGTTGTTGTGGTTAAGGATTTTTGCGTTCGTGTTTTGCTTGATCTCTTTTTCGGTTATGGTGGCTGACAAGAATCAGGGTTGGGCTCTCGATTCCTTCCAACGGTACAAAGAGTTCAGGTAAGTGTCATTTTTTATGAGGTTTGTAATTTGAGTCaaatatgttttcatttaaaatgtgATTGCAGGTACTGTATGGCTGTGAATGTGGTAGGGTTTGCATATTCAGGGCTGCAAGCATATGATCTGGTCAACTATTTCATCAACGGGAAACACATAGTCTGGCACCATCTCCGGTATTACTTCGATTTCTCTATGGATCAGGCAAGTCTTTGTTTGGACTCCATTATTGTATCTAACCTTTGACTGATGTTTTTGTGCACATCCTGTTTTGGACAAATTCTCTTTCAAGTTATTG containing:
- the LOC108997163 gene encoding CASP-like protein 4A3 isoform X2, which encodes MDKDKRADKEAAAAEEEEKHAQYVKKAEQKSEEEQEAQEKHAISDPSPPTTRSPPPQSHRYHKPSSAPLDSSSPSSLSSDHSSHSHELKRSTAPAPDTPPAVVANRSFWTNTVVLDKVDPGAQDGFSRAREVEAGSNSRGVSTDGGGGSRRLRPNLSILRRARRDNMVKKTLLWLRIFAFVFCLISFSVMVADKNQGWALDSFQRYKEFRYCMAVNVVGFAYSGLQAYDLVNYFINGKHIVWHHLRC
- the LOC108997163 gene encoding CASP-like protein 4A3 isoform X1, producing the protein MDKDKRADKEAAAAEEEEKHAQYVKKAEQKSEEEQEAQEKHAISDPSPPTTRSPPPQSHRYHKPSSAPLDSSSPSSLSSDHSSHSHELKRSTAPAPDTPPAVVANRSFWTNTVVLDKVDPGAQDGFSRAREVEAGSNSRGVSTDGGGGSRRLRPNLSILRRARRDNMVKKTLLWLRIFAFVFCLISFSVMVADKNQGWALDSFQRYKEFRYCMAVNVVGFAYSGLQAYDLVNYFINGKHIVWHHLRYYFDFSMDQVLTYLLISASSSAATRVYDWQSNWGKDKFPEMASASVGLSFVAFVAFALSSLFSGYTLFKTP